AAACCAGCCGTGTACGGTTTGCAACGCTAGGGGGACGAACAATACGCAGCAATAGTTAACTCACTGCCTTTACAATAAATGTCACGACGCCAAAAATCGCCAGGGCGTCCTCACTGCCGATGATGATGGGAGAATAGGCGCTGTTCATAGGGTTAAGCTGAACGGTAGGTCGTAACTGCAACCGCTTCACCGTGAATTCCCTCTCCACCGCCGCAATCACGATATCTCCGTGGCTGGCAGTACGTGAACTGTCCACCACCAGCAGATCGCCGTCGCCGATCCCCGCATCGATCATCGAGTCGCCAGCAGCCCTGACGAAATAAGTCGAACTGGGATGCTGAACAAGTAATTTGTTGAGATCGATACTCTGCTCAACGTAATCGGCCGCCGGACTGGGGAATCCGCACGGAACCCGATCGCTGAAAAGTGGAAAGGTAATGACTTCATGCCATTCCGCAGGTCTGTACAACGTCATAATGCACACCTTTAATACTGTTTTTATATACAGTAATTTCAACTCCGACAGGGATCAAGTCATTGGCAACACGCCGCTGCGCAAAGCGT
The sequence above is drawn from the Citrobacter amalonaticus genome and encodes:
- a CDS encoding translesion error-prone DNA polymerase V autoproteolytic subunit — protein: MTLYRPAEWHEVITFPLFSDRVPCGFPSPAADYVEQSIDLNKLLVQHPSSTYFVRAAGDSMIDAGIGDGDLLVVDSSRTASHGDIVIAAVEREFTVKRLQLRPTVQLNPMNSAYSPIIIGSEDALAIFGVVTFIVKAVS